ACGGCCTCGTTAGCAACGTCCTCTCCGTAGGCTGCTCCATACTCGCCTCGTGTAATTGTTGGACTAACGGCTGCGAGATTACCCTCGTGTCCCTTATGCTGATTTTCGCACCACTACATGCACCGAGACTGAACTGAGTTGAAGAAATCGGTTATAGAGATACTTGGTATAAGCGACGCTCTTACGTCTCGGTGCTGATGCTTTGATGGGAGCGATATACGTCATGGTGTGTCGCTTACCTGGACTGTATTCTTATAACTTTTCCTTTGATGACACTTATTTTCTTCACTGACTCATCGtttcgatttatttttcgcaaaaaataaaaaataaattatttcagatTATTCTTACAATCTTATACATTACAGAATTGCACAACGAGGCTTTTTTACTTCGCGTTTCGCCGTGGAAATCCAGTAGAAATTATTCAATCACATTCTATACAATATATGAATTCAGAAAAGACTCGCTAGACTCGATCGGCTGTAAGGTTCAAAGCGTTATGCGCGCCttcggccgagagagagagagagagagagagagagagagagagagagagagagagagaaagagagagactggTTCCGTTACGTAAGCGCGCGTTGCAGACGGAGGGCTAAGGTAATACGAGTAGGTTGCACTTTTATCCTGCGGTACTAGCGAGAtgcattacaattttttttttcctttttcacgCACTGGATGCAATATGTGTACCGCAAGCATCGATTCGAGTTCGCTATGCGTTTGTTTGTGAGAACGGGCTAATCAGGAATTGTTATCTTTTCAAAGGTGGGATTGTGGACCTAcgtggtttttaaaataaattttttgtacgAGTTATGGATTTTTCATAATCAAAGTGTGTGGATTGATATCGTGCGCGGGAAAATCGATCCGCCGACAGACGGAAAACGGTCAGTAACCTTCTTCTCGTGTGTAAGGGGATACAGGCGAATAAAGGGCTTCGCTAGTGGGCTTCGGTTAGCACAGACTGTATACGCAAAAAGTTGAATATGCATGGTCCAACATATTATACAAATTCATGAAAatcaaatcaatttttaaatcaagagtgctgttttcaatttttatcttaAAACATATTATCATCAAGAATTACGCTATGAAATTACGTAAATTCGGTATCTAATTATAGGTGCTCGCGATAACGACAACTGCAAACATAGTCTTAGCATTGGCGAGGCTGTAtgaaatcttttttttctctgcaattaataattattctaAACTCAAACAAACTATACTTGTCTTCGATATTGTTGACCGATGACATACGCGTGAGGCAAAACTTGCACATAATCGCGTAACTCACTCTCCTCCGTCATTTTCCAGTGTTATTAGTTAATCGAAAACCGCAGAATCAATTGTTGatacataaaaaagaaaatagaggATCAAATCCACATACATTACAACAGAGAGTAATAAAAGCCAGTAGAATATGACAAGCTATACACAATCCAATCCCAATATTCCCAAGGGTTCTCTCTTCCGTTCGAGCGTGCTGATCCGAGCTTTCACGAGCGCAAGCTGCGGGCCCGCGGAAAATAAAGCGCGGAAAGGCAGAGCAAGAGAGAAGCATCGCCGGCATACATCAGTGCTTGCAGAATTGCCAAATATCTCTCGGATTCGCACTGGAGCACAAAGCTCGCGCGTTAAATAGCTCAAACGAACAATCGGCATGGAAAGGACGCCGCCGACTCTTTTGAAGCTTTTGTCCTCTAGGATACGTCTGTACAGACGAATAGACAGAGATGCCTGCAGAACAGTCGAACAACTCGCCTAAACTATATCCAGCAGCAAGCTCTCTGTGCCAGCGGTGACGGTCGATTCGATCTCCCCTCTATCCCCGTCTCTCCTACGGCTTCTGAGGAGGATATTCGGAATCCTCGTATGCGCCGACGACGGAATATTGCGTTGAATCTTCGGAGATACAATGCAGAAGCAAAGCCGTTCGCTTTGTACCCCCGCAAGCTCTCTGCGTACGTATTGATCGATATGCAGCTTTGGCGCTGATCTGCGAAACTAATTTTCCTCCTACAAATCAAAGCAAGATTGTCCTTTGtacacttttattttcaagctcAATCCATACAACAAAAGCTCAATCCCTTCGAAGCTCGAAGTTCCAGCCACTGCTCCTGATTCGGCACGTACATCTCTGCGGGCATACGTTCCAGGCCCAGGGATTCCGGCGAGCCGTTGTCGCTCGTCCTCTGAGCTGAAACATCGTACCGTCCGATTAGTCGTATGCGCTCTAATGAATAAAGCTTTGATCGAAGTCAGCACTCACGGAGCTTCTTGTTCATCGATATAGCCTCGCCGGGAtggcgcagcagcagacgaCCTACGCCCTCGCATCTTCGCAGTACCTCGTTTTTCAGAAGATGTTGGCGAACTTTTTCCGAGATTATACCGCATTCCGTCACCCACGTCAGTACGTGCGCGAAATCCTTGAGCAGCTGCAGTGCACCCCACTCGCTGTACGAAGGACGATTTCTCATCAGggtcatgtgtgtgtgtatgtacggcGGTTGGgcgaaaaatgcgaaaaatcaattttcctACCTGAATTTTATCTTGTGGAGGTAGATGTAGTCCAGCCAAGCTTCGCACATTATTCGCAGTACCATGTTCGAGGTCTCGGGGTCGTTTATCACTTCCAGGATCGGAAGGAGTACGCGTtctgaaaaattcataaaagtATGTAGCTCGTTGTTTTTCACCCTTGAGAGAGTATACGTCGACTTTACCGAAGTAACTTTCGACGTAGAGACTCGGGGCATTAGGAGCCACGCTGAGATTTCTTCTCCAATAGCTCGACTTCGGGAAGCACATGTGGAGATTAGCCAGACTGACGACACGGCCGATTTGCGCGAGAATCTTTGTACACAGAGCTGGAGCTTCCTGAAAGCAGCTTTGATTATTGTTTACCCGCGAACGTATATAGCAAATATTACCTTCAAAAGCTGAATATTCGCCGTGACTTCCGAGACGATTTTCGCCCGCATCTTGGCACACACGTAAACTTGAACGCTCACCGGCTCGCTTTCCAACTCGTTCGAGTGATCCGCAAGCTACGGTAAACACGTCGATTGGTATAGCTTAAAAATAGGGTAAACTGTGCAGTGTCGATACCTTGAGATAGGACAAGATTTCGAGGCAGTTGACGATGTCGCCCTTGACGATGAGGAAGAAAACCTCGAGTTCCCAAGTGTGGGCGATCATCCGGGCCTCCTGCATAGCCCATAGTCGCATCGTGTGGACCGAGTGATCCATTCGATGCAGCACGACGATCTGCTCGGAAAGGGGAAGCTCGACCAGAGGTGCGCCGATGACCCACTCGCCGCCGGTCTCGCAGGCGTTGCTCAGAGTCATCAGTAGCTCGAACAGCTCCGCGAATTTCTGGCCCGTGTCCGTGCCTTTTGTTATGCACTCCCTTGAGCTCTGTTGTAAATGAAACGTTGACATTTGTGAAGTTTACGCGCTGGTTCGATAAAAGAAGATACAAAAAAACTACTCTTTGGAATAGAAAGCATCAAACTTTACCTCGGCAATTTCAGGCGGCGCCTTTGATTGACACTCAAACGCGGCCGTATAAGCCAGTCGAAAAAGTTGGTCCCAAGCTGTGATGGTCACGTGACATCCGAGTGCGTCGCAGAGAGTTTGAAGAGCCGGTCTTACGGTGGATGGAACTGAAAGAAGAATGTAATCAATCGAAACTATCTTTGTTGCTAAAGCATTTGATTTTTCACTGTACTCTAGACGAGCGAATAAATCAAACTTTTTTACACGCATCATGCAGATGCAGAGTTGGGaacttattttttctattataccTATAGGGAAATTGGCTCAACGGATTTCACCTAAAAATCCACGTGGAGTTATCccataaaaatataacaaaaatagtatatCACCTTCACTTCCTTGAATAAACTGATGCAGCCAATCCTTTAAATGCTGCGAACCATGACTGTGTCGCGCAGCGAGAGCTTCCCTCGACCACCAGAGAACTACGTGATCCAATATGCTCGAGACCGAGCCCCAAGCGACTTCTTGATAAAATTCCGTCACCTTTTTCACCGCCGTTCTGCGTATTTTCAGCTCGTCTGCGACGATACCACGAAAATATTAATCTATATCGATAATATTCATAACTAATGTGTAAACTTACCATTTTCGATTCTCGTAGCATCGGAGCCGAGCAGTTGAGGCGATATGATTTTCACGACGTTCAGAAGCCTGACCACTTGCTCGTTTTGGGTGTTCACCAAAGCCTGCATACTTTCAATGTTGGAAACGGCTTCTCGAGCTCCAGTCGCTGCTGTTATCGGAGGTGTCAGGTGTTTGGTTAAAGTCctgaaaaaattgcaaaaaattataagataTTAATGAAGCCAATGAAGAGAGGGACATTGTACCGATAAATTTCTATGCTTGAATTTTCCGCGACTTCGATGTCGTTCGAAGCCATGAATCGGCTATCGTCTTTATCACAGCTGGATCGATAATTCGCCAGGAGACAGTCGATGAGCTCGTGGCAGTATTCCTCAGCTCGTTTGTTGGCTAtgatctaaaatcaaaaatcgattttaaaaaaaaattgtttaaccGACGGTTTCGCGCTTCTCACCTGAAGTATTCGAGACACCGAGATGATCTTTAGAGGCTCCAACATGTTCGGGCAGTCGTTGTAGAATATATTCACAGACGGCTCAGACACGTCGTGGTCCAAACTCAGCAAGTCGTTGTAAACGTTGACTAACCTACCGGATATTAATTAGATTTCATTTCCAATGATATCTTATTACGTTCAAACTTACCTAAAGATCATTCTCAGATACTCGTGATTCGTACAGCTGCAAATTTCATTGATCAGAAGACGGGTACATCTGGCAACGATGTTAACGCTCCTCTTCAAACTGGTCGTCAAGTGCTCGATCTTGTACTTGAATATGAGATTCTGCGTTTCCACCACCTCGGACATCATCCTGTATTCCGGAATAACCGACTCCAGCTCCTTGATCAGTGACTTCAGTTCCTGTGAAGTAAAGCGCGGGCTTTTTAAAAACGAATTTCATCCCGGCTCGCGTTGCGGCACAGCGCGAGCTTCAGCCAGCGGAAACGAAGAAAGTTTCGTGGTTCTGCATGAATAAGAATCTGGCAAAGCGCATTTCAGCGGCATAGAACGCCGCAACTCAGCAGCACTGCGGTGTACAAGTATATTTGTAAGAGGAAAGAGTGTATAGCAGTGCAAGGGAAAAGGCGTAGAAAAGGCAAAGTGGGAAAAAGAATGTTTGGCGGAGAGGCAAAAAAGGGCCGGAAAATAACGTACGGTCTGATCGTAGGAATCGCTTCTCGAGGCGTTCTTCAATAGGGCTGCTATCCTTCGCGCGAGGCGTCCCATTGTCTCGTTCAGTGCCGACGAATCCGCGAAGTACTTCTCGAGGTTGGCTGCGACTCGAGGCAGCCATTTGCCGACGTTCGCTCTGTAATTACTGTCCATCTGTTTATGCCTCTGGGTATCTGCTGGTGCTTTTACTCCTCAACTGAAGTCGATTCGACGGTTGTCGGTGATTTGGTCGAGTGTCATTGCTGAAGTCATATAATAGCTTTAGATCAATATGCGATGATttaagcgtgaatacataagtGCTTTCGGCGTTTATCATTGAAAACAAACGCTGCAAAAAACATCGTacttgaataaataatttacagTTCGAATGTGCGGAATTATTTTCAACCACGACCTTACTTCACCAAGCGCTTACCAATGGTGAATATACTTGATTTGAAATTCATACACAATCTCGATTAatgttacatttttttacataaacaGTCCATAATTCTTTCATTAAAAACGTACTTACGTCAGTAAAAATCGAATAAACCATATTTCAGCTTGAAAAGAAGAAGCGTCAGTAACCATCGAACTTACGGCTTATACTATAATTTTATACGAATTCGACAAAATCTAGGATAAAAGTGTATTATATAAGTGCAGTATGCATCTAACGATATTGACCTGGATATTGAccggaatttcaataacaactGCAGCAAACGTTTGGGTAGACACTCTCACAAGTAAAATCGCGCGTCAAATTCAACCCAAAAACTTATTTGTGTACACTTCTAAAGCTAACAATATTGTAACGTCGAAAAGCGACTTGCTCATACAGAAAGTCAACCAAGAGATTCCTGTACTAACTCTTGATTTTAAAGATGTTAAACGTATACGTTACGGTGAATCTTTGATTGTGCCAGAACGTAAGCTGGTTGATAAAGATTTGGAATTAAGTTTGGTGCTGTATCATCGTGATAACGATTCAAGTTCAAACTTACAGAAGTTGGAAGGCCTCTTGATTGACTTTACGAAAGCTTATGGAATATTCCCACGACCAAGATGCttaataattttcttcaaCAACATCGCAAGCTTGAAGGTTGAGTTTGAGTCGTTTCTAGAACGAGCTTGGAGTCTCAAATTTTTGGATCTCATAGTCATCGAAGTGTTTTTGAATGATAAGAATATTGAAGATGATTCGCTTTACATCTATTCCTACAATCCGttctttaaaatatatcaacaAGAATTTTTCAACGAAACTGCATCAATTTTTCCAGACAAGCTAGTAGATTTAAATGGCCTTGAGTTCATTGTAGAAGCTCTGCACTAATCAACTAAAAACGATGCGATCGACCTTCCCAGAAAAATCGTAACGAAAAACGGGATCGTTTCGAGAATGGAATTCTCTATTGCCGCCAAAAGCGTGAATTCTTCTTTAAACTTTTAAACCACTTCGCATCACCAAAGTGCTGGCTACATAACATGCCAAATTGTCGATGGCGttccaaaattaaaaatccacGTACCAGATCTCTGCACTTCAATAGTGGCAGTTGGTCCAATCATCTATCAGAAAATCCTAAATTTCCCTCTGAATATAATCGTCGATCTGTTTGTAATTCCATTTATATTCATTTTGCTCACTGCGATTGAGCGCAAATGCAACGTAATGCCCCAGTCATGTCGCACTTTTTACATTCTTAGACTGTTATTTGGAATTCCGTTAAGCAGAGTATCGAGGCCGAAGTTATTGTCCGGAAAGATAATAAGTTTACTCATCATTGCATTGTCTCTCAGATATTCTATcgtattttacgaaaatcttCTGGGCATTAAATTGCAAGACACTGAATTGACATTCGATACCATTGAACAAATAAACGAATCTAAATTTCCTGTTTATATAAGTCAGTACAATTCCATGTATGAACGACTAGAAACCAGGTACGATCATCTATTTGCAAATCAACGTGTGTTGTACCCAGCCTCAAGGAATGTATCAATAATATTCTGAACAACAGAAGCTGCTTCTGCTTTATGGAGGATTTCGATGCAAAAGTTCTTCTTCAAAAATATCGAGATCCAGACGGGAATCCATTGTTTCAATTAGTTTATCCTGAATTTCAGTACATGTTAAAAACATTCGCGTTTCAAAAAGCCTCTCCGtatgtttttaaaatgcgACGACTTTTGGCGGCGATTTTTGAATCTGGAATGGCCttgacattcataaacaataaTTCACCGAATGAAAAGATCGCAGAAAAAATGATCGATTCTTTAACCAATTCTGATCTATTCGTCCTGAGTgcagttttatttattggttGTTGTTCGGCGTTCGCTGtcattttttagagatattcTACTCCGTGTTGGGCAAAGAAACCTTGGATATTCGCTCAAGTAAAGGTGGAGCGTAAATaatgatattattatatcgCAAAAATCGTtgtaaaatagatttttcagtgaaaatgatttatatgagcaatttttaaaaataataatatattatgcaACAGTTACAAGTGTAATAGAGCTGTGATTTTGTTCACTAATCaacacaataaattatatcattgtTGAGCAAGCTTGAAACGAGTGGTTTACTTTTACAATGGAGATAAATAACAAACTCACCTCTTCAAATCCCACTTTCCATAAGTTCATCTCCATAACCACCCAATCCAATAATCCTATCCGTAAAACACCGTCACTCCACCATTTCCGCAGCAGCGTATAACCAGGTGATGTGTCCTTCCGCCGAATAAACAAACTGGCGCATCGCCTTGCAATGGAGCAATTTCCTCTGCATTTCTTCGACGTCGCGAGGGGGTGGCTGACGCTTTTATTAGCCTTCTGACCTTACGGCAACAAACCCCTACGGTCGTCAAGGAGATGCACCGTCACGTGCGCGCTTCGGAGTAGCCCTCGAGGACTCTCGATCAGCAGCATATATATCGATCGATCGTTATATGCGTGATAAAGGGGTCTCAAAGtcaattcaaaattcaaatttcgcgcCAAAAAATAGCAGAcgaaaaaacaattaattcactcataacaataaaataaagcaaaattaCGAAAAACCAAGTGTTAGTTGCCCTCCGTAATGTAATTCCATCATTGTCCAAAGTTTCAAGTTATTATAACAAAATGTCGCTGAGAAAACCTTGAAAAATGcgattgttttatattttatacatacaaGGATATAATATCGTGTAAATTTGCGTAAAGTCTTTCGGACGTGTTGATATACCGTTTAAGATTAGACtgaattatatatttttttttcattggcaataaattatataccactaaaaatcaaaatttatcgAGTTAACGAAACATACAGGTGTATTGCGATCGATTATAGTTCAACGATTCGAAAAGAAGCGCGAAGCACTTGTCCATTATTGCACCACCTTGCGGCAATACCGAATTACACGATCAGCTGATGACGGCCGCAGCAGCCGAGCAGCGAACATCAGCCAGCTGAGCTTTCTGCAAAGTATTTAACGAGTTTATTTCTTCCCAATCAAGAAGAAATAAAAGCACAGTTATGTTTACGTCGCTTCGAAAGGCTTGCAGCCTTTCGGTAAGTAAGATTTCGATGTCTGTAGTTCGCGATTcgcgaaaaaattcaatttctttCACCGTCCTAACCTCAATCTTATGTAACCTCTAAATGAAAAGAAGTTTTTGTACAGAAAGAAATGTTTTTGTTATGATGAGACATTACTTAGCTGTTTTTCTGACAGTGAAAATGTTGAGTGTTATTAACGGATAGAAATTAGCTGCGAGTCTGAGATCGTGTTCGCGAAGTGAAATTTGATATTGTAGCAGTAGACATACTAGCTATTGCTCCTTTCTCTAAAACCGATTTGATTCTAGCTCTGTATTTGAAATATGAATGCATTCTTCATCTTTTCTAACTTTACTGTTGTAGCTGCTAAAGAATATACGGAATCTACAAACATCAGCTGTGCGAACCTCTGATGCTCTATTCGTTGTAAGTAACATAGATTTTGTAAATTCAAAGTACTATTAATTTTCATACCAGAAGAAATACAGCAGATATCAATGTGATTTCAGCATAGAGATACAGAACAGGATAACCCTAACATACCGTTTGAGTTTGACGCTGCAAATAAGAAGCGAATTGAAGCAATTCTTAAGATTTATCCAGAAGGTCACAAGCGAGGAGCTATGATTCCACTGCTGGATCTTGCTCAACGTCAGCATGGTTGGCTACCAATTTCAGCGATGCACAAAGTTGCAGAAATTCTTGGAGTATCGAACATGAGAGTGTACGAGGTCGCTACTTTTTACACAATGTTCAATCGCAGACCAATGGGCAAATATCATGTTCAAGTGTGTACTTGTACCCCATGCTGGTTAAGAGATTCTGATAGTATTATGAAGGCTGTCAAGGAACTTACTAATTGCGAAGTCGGTGGAAATTCGCCCGACAACATGTTCTCCATCTCTGAAGTTGAATGTCTAGGTGCCTGTGCCAATGCTCCGATGTTACAAGTCAACGATGACTACTATGTGCGTTGTAGTATAAACCTTTTCTTTCCAATACGAATAATGTGCTTCCTATTTTAAATGTACTTTGACAActatgaatattatttataggAGGATTTGACACCAGAAACAACAGCAACTATTATAAACGCTTTAAAGCGAGGAGAACGGCCAGCACCAGGACCTCAGTGTAAAAATCGATACGCAGCTGAACCAAATGGAGGTCTTACTTCACTGACTTCTCCGCCAAAAGAACCTAGTTTTGGAGTACGATCAGATTTGTAGATATGAAATATCTTTTAAATTATTCGAGTACCAATAGAATTATATCTTAGAACTATTTGTTCTCAGAAGGTTCCAAAGTAaacaagtaaaaaaattaattattactttttgaaTCATTAAAAAACCTTGACATTTTGATATGTAAAACTGCTGAAATTTTTTGGCTACCTGGAAGCATAACTGTATATCCATAGTGTAACACATAACTACACAGTATGATTGCAGTACTGCACtcttgtatatataataaacaatttcattaaaattgaaataacaacattaatttattttattaataattagcagactatacatttttaattttcacttaaattaattaaaaattttaatagtaTAGAAATTGtttctgttattttttttacaatttacaGAAGCAACGtcgtattttaataatatgcaTTTTTATCCTctgaatattttgaatattcaaaaatattgatacTTA
The sequence above is drawn from the Nasonia vitripennis strain AsymCx chromosome 4, Nvit_psr_1.1, whole genome shotgun sequence genome and encodes:
- the LOC116417429 gene encoding uncharacterized protein LOC116417429, with the translated sequence MHLTILTWILTGISITTAANVWVDTLTSKIARQIQPKNLFVYTSKANNIVTSKSDLLIQKVNQEIPVLTLDFKDVKRIRYGESLIVPERKLVDKDLELSLVLYHRDNDSSSNLQKLEGLLIDFTKAYGIFPRPRCLIIFFNNIASLKVEFESFLERAWSLKFLDLIVIEVFLNDKNIEDDSLYIYSYNPFFKIYQQEFFNETASIFPDKLVDLNGLEFIVEALH
- the Ndufv2 gene encoding NADH dehydrogenase [ubiquinone] flavoprotein 2, mitochondrial; translation: MFTSLRKACSLSLLKNIRNLQTSAVRTSDALFVHRDTEQDNPNIPFEFDAANKKRIEAILKIYPEGHKRGAMIPLLDLAQRQHGWLPISAMHKVAEILGVSNMRVYEVATFYTMFNRRPMGKYHVQVCTCTPCWLRDSDSIMKAVKELTNCEVGGNSPDNMFSISEVECLGACANAPMLQVNDDYYEDLTPETTATIINALKRGERPAPGPQCKNRYAAEPNGGLTSLTSPPKEPSFGVRSDL
- the LOC103317778 gene encoding coiled-coil domain-containing protein 142, producing the protein MDSNYRANVGKWLPRVAANLEKYFADSSALNETMGRLARRIAALLKNASRSDSYDQTELKSLIKELESVIPEYRMMSEVVETQNLIFKYKIEHLTTSLKRSVNIVARCTRLLINEICSCTNHEYLRMIFRLVNVYNDLLSLDHDVSEPSVNIFYNDCPNMLEPLKIISVSRILQIIANKRAEEYCHELIDCLLANYRSSCDKDDSRFMASNDIEVAENSSIEIYRTLTKHLTPPITAATGAREAVSNIESMQALVNTQNEQVVRLLNVVKIISPQLLGSDATRIENDELKIRRTAVKKVTEFYQEVAWGSVSSILDHVVLWWSREALAARHSHGSQHLKDWLHQFIQGSEVPSTVRPALQTLCDALGCHVTITAWDQLFRLAYTAAFECQSKAPPEIAESSRECITKGTDTGQKFAELFELLMTLSNACETGGEWVIGAPLVELPLSEQIVVLHRMDHSVHTMRLWAMQEARMIAHTWELEVFFLIVKGDIVNCLEILSYLKLADHSNELESEPVSVQVYVCAKMRAKIVSEVTANIQLLKEAPALCTKILAQIGRVVSLANLHMCFPKSSYWRRNLSVAPNAPSLYVESYFERVLLPILEVINDPETSNMVLRIMCEAWLDYIYLHKIKFSEWGALQLLKDFAHVLTWVTECGIISEKVRQHLLKNEVLRRCEGVGRLLLRHPGEAISMNKKLPQRTSDNGSPESLGLERMPAEMYVPNQEQWLELRASKGLSFCCMD